DNA sequence from the Pungitius pungitius chromosome 3, fPunPun2.1, whole genome shotgun sequence genome:
GTCCAGGCATAGCAGTAGAGAAGATCAATACTCTGTGGGTGACTTACTTTTTGACTTCCTTGCAGCGTATTCTGCTAGACGTTCCTCCTTCAGTCGGGTTGTTTCCGCATCCTCCTGAGACCAAACAGCAGGACCGTTTAAACTTTGACAAAAGCTCATCATCAGTTGATGGTCATCCGTGACATCACATTGAGCTCACCTCGTCGTCAGAGCCGAAAAGGTCAATGTCGTCGTCATCGTCGCCGCCACCAGAGGTGGTGTCGGCAACACCAGCTGGGCCGTACTGACCCAGAGGCTTTTTCACACCTGGGAGACTGCCAAGAGGAGGCGAAGTCACTGACGATGTCCGACCCACCTgtgcggacacacacacctgtcaaagACGCCATGCTCACCTGCTCTTCTGGTTGTTGTAAGACTTGATGTGGTTGTACCAGCGCAGGGCGTGGCACAGGTCGGCCGTGGGCGGAGCCGAGATCGACTCGAAGACGGCCACATCAGCCTGAGAGGGTACATACCTGAGGACAAGGACAGGTACGGTTACATTATTGGTTGAGATTAATATACAAAAAGGAAGCTCAGAGTACAAACTAGTTCAGACAAAGGGGTCTTGCTGGTACCCTCACCATGGTTACCTGGATTCAAAGGTTAACCTGTGCAGCAATGTGACCTTACCTCTAAGTGAGGAGGTCACCATGCTAGTAACGGTTAGCATACTGGAAATAGTTGACGCGTTAGATGATTTCCAGTCATTTTATGAACGCACGTGTCAAACAGCTGCGTATAACATGTCTTTAGTGTGATCAATCATTACTAATGCCTAAGTTATCAAGTTGATCTAAATGATTAGTCGTTTCGTCGTTGAACCAACGTGCAGTAAAGATACTGCATGTTACACGTTTAGTTAGCTCTTTAGAGCCATGTGGCTCTATGCTAACAATGCAGCTAACTACTTCTTCACTATAAATGAAGTCGAACTGGACCGGCACCTTCCGGTCGTCCGTTCACTCTACTTCGGCCGTGCCGACGGACATTAAACGCATCCCTCTAGTGAGTTAAATTAGTTAGTTAATAACGGGCCGTCAGCAgcatgctaatgctagcattAGGTGCTAACCAGAGCCAAGATGGCGGCCGAGCTGCAGCTGCTCGGTGCTGCCTGCGGACGTTATTTTGTCTTTAGCCGAGGTTCTAGCAGAGTTCTACCGGGTACTGACCCCTCGATGTAGCTGCGCTCCGACAAGAAGTCGTTCAGCACTTTGATTCCGGAGGCGGATTTCAGATCACCGAAGCCCATGATGACAGGTCCGTGAGGAGGTACGAAGGAGTCGCCGGAGGAGCacgagaaggagggaggaggggggaagaggCTAACTTTATACCCGGGGATAGACTCCTCCTCACCGGcctcaactcctcctcctcctccccctcaacGCTGtgtctgaaggaggaggagaatgaggaggGGATAAAGAAATGCATCTTCTTAAGTTCTATTAGCATTGTTGTGTCTTTACTATTGAACaagattgtttgtttttgtattacttgggttgttacccaAGTATTTTAATTGTGAACATTTTATGTCAAtagctcttttggaaatatatttactgagaaaaatggtgacgaaATACGTATTTTAccggctgtatgtgtgtgtgtgtgtgtgtgtcataatacatacatacgtgtTTGGGTGTTTACGTGGTTGTATTAATAGTGTTTAAGGCCATTTTtgtttgtatagcacatttcaacaaggcaAAGTTCATTGAATTGTGACTGCAGtgttatttcttctcttttgtgttGAAGACCCATCCAACCTGCCTGAGTACAGAAATGCGGTCAGACCCGTATTgcggtcacgtgacctgctCTCATTGGCCGCTGCTCTCCAATTGGCTGACAGCTTCACTGAACATGAACACACCTGAAAGATTTGAGCTTCAGTCCGACTCTTTATGGTCGACATCAGCAGACGAAGAAAGAAGAGTGATGGGTCAGACTGACAGCTCTGTCTATCCTCAGGTGAACCCACCTGTCGCAATGATCGCATGTTAATGATCAGGAATGTGAACAATAACAGGCGTGTTTGTGATTTCAGGTGGTACTGATAGGTTTGGATTCGGCGGGGAAGTCAACTCTCTGGGCCAGACTGCTGACAGGACAGGTGAGTACAGGTTTGTCCAGCCAGTAAATGTTGTGGGTGATTAAGCTACGTTCAAACCAAACGCTCAAAATGCTATGCAGACTTTAAGGGACCATTGCTAGTCAATTTGTGTGAATTGTACTATACGCGATGAAGAGGGGGCGTGGCATATCACCCTGAAAACAGCTCAACTTTCCACCATTGCTTTTCCTTCTCATCAACCATAGAGGACAGAGCGACTTTGTACCGGTTGTTAATAACGTTGCACGGTGTACCgctactagaaaggtaccgcggtgcCCTTACGTTGCAAACGGTacggttttgaatatttttagtaccggtactttattATAAAAGCAGCACCCTGAGTGCACTCAGtgctgcacgcattgactgggtgggcggggctaccagctctcaacagacagctgtcactcacagagtcatctcagggagacatgtcctcatgagCAGGAGCTGTTGACCACCATCGGCTTGTTGAAACAAAAGATGCCAGacgtgagatctggaaatacttcaggtacaaagtatttattattttacgcatttttttggtctcaaataGAGGGAATGTCCGTgtaaaagaggacgtctgcttggtctcgtgttgcacttgatgtttgactgttaggaaagttttTGTGAAGCCAACAAACAGCTACAGGCTGCATCTCTCAcagtttccccgtgtgacacacaccCTTCTGcaggtttcacacacacacatccaatgtctcacgctCATAAAACAATCCACGCTGCTTCATCTCCTGCCTCGCCGATGTTAAATGGTGGATCTGTGACGCTGATCGCTGCACGTAGCGTTCACCCCCCACAAAATGTCACTCAGTCGGCAGCTCTGTAGCATCACAATAACATTACAAAGAAGCAAATGCACTTAATAGTAGCATCAATGTCCAAGCGTGTTAAAACCAGCTGCTAACATCGCTAACGAGGTGTCTTGGTAGcggctaaacttagtgaaacctTGAAATCCgcttactttgtttatgacaaGTCAATGTGACGCGAGTagcgtcacagatgcgccaTTTACTGTTCACTAATATTCATCATGTTGTAAAACTAAAcggtcacggtttgggttcttgccttgttttattttgtagtttcatgtctcttgtgttcctgggtaacttcacttcctgcctggtCCTGTCTTCTtcattgattgtttccacctgtgtccaatcacctgcacccccctgtgtatttaaccCTGTCAGTCGCTTGTCTGGTGTTGCGTCATTGTATCATGTTCCATGCTTCAGGTTGGTGCATGGCGGTTCTGTTTGGTAATATCAAAGACCACTTTTCGGTAGTCCTCCCTCCGACCCATACGTGACAGAAACTGCCGATTGTGAAGGTAAACCGCTTCTTCGTCAACAGGTGTTGATGTAGCATTGTAATGGGAAAATACATGTAACCCTTCACATGTTCAAAAGTGCTAGGATTGTGTGACTATGGCAAAGTATTGAGCTAAAGTGTGGCTGTAGAGTAACTTGTTGGTTTGTGGTTTGTGCTTTTTGGCCTCAGTTTTCCATGGATTATGGTTCAATCTGGACCTCTTTCCTGCCTCCTGCTACTGCTATCATCgccattattattttaaataataatcgTATTAccattactgtcatcataaaccaacattagcCTTTCCTAAAGTAtttgtgctctctctccctgtaaAGCTCTTTTAGGCAAATTTGTAGTTTGCGATTTTgggcaaaacaaaataaaattaattgatttg
Encoded proteins:
- the eef1b2 gene encoding elongation factor 1-beta, translated to MGFGDLKSASGIKVLNDFLSERSYIEGYVPSQADVAVFESISAPPTADLCHALRWYNHIKSYNNQKSSLPGVKKPLGQYGPAGVADTTSGGGDDDDDIDLFGSDDEEDAETTRLKEERLAEYAARKSKKPTLIAKSSILLDVKPWDDETDMSKLEECVRSVQMDGLIWGQSKLVPVGYGIKKLQIGCVVEDDKVGTDLLEEHILAFEDFVQSMDVAAFNKI